The Streptomyces sp. JB150 genomic interval ATGGTCGCCGAGACCACCTGCCTCGGCGCCGCCTACGCCGCCGGTCTCGCCGTCGGCTTCTGGAACAGCACCGACGACCTGCGCGCCAACTGGCGCCGGGCCGCCGAGTGGACCCCCCGCATGGACGCGGAGACCCGCGCCCGTGAGTACAAGAACTGGCTCAAGGCCGTCGAGCGGACCATGGGCTGGCTCGACGACGAGAACTGACCGCGGGCCACCGGCTCCGCGGCGCGTTCTCAGCCGAGCTCTGATGAGGAGTAAGAACCCGACATGACCAGTCAGTCCACCCTGCAGTCCGTGCCCGCCCTCGGTACGCGTCCGGCCTTCGGCGTAGGTCCGAGCCGGGCCGAGACCCGGGAGCTGCTCGCCAAGGCGTCGTACGACCTTCTCGTGATCGGCGGCGGCATCCTGGGCATCTCCACCGCCTGGCACGCCGCCCAGGCCGGTCTGAGGGTGGCGCTGGTCGACGCCGGCGACTTCGCCGGCGCCACCTCCTCCGCCTCCTCCAAGCTGCTCCACGGCGGTCTGCGCTACCTGCAGACCGGCGCGGTGAAGCTGGTGGCGGAGAACCACTTCGAGCGCCGTGCGGTCTCCCGCCAGGTGGCCCCCCACCTGGCGAACCCGCTCACCTTCTACCTCCCCGTGTACAAGGGCGGGCCGCACGGCGCGGCGAAGCTGGGCGCGGGTGTGTTCGCGTACTCGATGCTGTCGGCCTTCGGCGACGGCGTCGGCCACCTGCTGTCCCCGGCCAAGGCGGCGGCGGACGTGCCCGAGCTGCGCACCGAGAACCTGAAGGCCGTGGCCGTGTACGGCGACGACCAGATGAACGACGCCCGGATGGCGCTGATGACGGTCCGCGCGGCCTTCGAGGCCGGTGCGGTCGTCCTCAACCACGCCGAGGTCACCGGCCTGCGCTTCACCAAGGGCCGGGTGACCGGCGCCGAGCTGAAGGACCGGATGTCCGGTGCCGAGTTCGGCGTGAACGCCCGGCTGGTGCTGAACGCGACCGGCCCGTGGGTGGACCACCTGCGCCGGATGGAGGACCCGGACGCCGCACCGTCGATCCGGCTGTCGAAGGGCGCGCACCTGGTCCTGAAGCGCACCTCCCCGTGGAAGGCCGCGCTGGCCACCCCGATCGACAAGTACCGCATCACCTTCGCCCTGCCC includes:
- a CDS encoding glycerol-3-phosphate dehydrogenase/oxidase; this encodes MTSQSTLQSVPALGTRPAFGVGPSRAETRELLAKASYDLLVIGGGILGISTAWHAAQAGLRVALVDAGDFAGATSSASSKLLHGGLRYLQTGAVKLVAENHFERRAVSRQVAPHLANPLTFYLPVYKGGPHGAAKLGAGVFAYSMLSAFGDGVGHLLSPAKAAADVPELRTENLKAVAVYGDDQMNDARMALMTVRAAFEAGAVVLNHAEVTGLRFTKGRVTGAELKDRMSGAEFGVNARLVLNATGPWVDHLRRMEDPDAAPSIRLSKGAHLVLKRTSPWKAALATPIDKYRITFALPWEDMLLLGTTDEEFEGDPADVAVNDKDIAQILDEAAFSIRDQQLDRDLITYAFAGLRVLPGGPGDTAKAKRETVVTEGRGGMLSVAGGKWTTFRHIGRTVMKKLESLPGHPLGEDFEPISSLPKKLPLPGVANPRAVAHRLLVDGPAPGPRMAADTARHLATHYGSLAFDIARLANENPELGRRVHPDAPEIWAQVVWARDHEWAETVEDVLRRRTTLTIRGLATDEIRARVQDLLDEKK